The nucleotide sequence GGGGCGATTAAATCTTTGCGCAGTGGCGATACCTTGACGGTGATTGGTTCAGCAAAACGACCGATTCGGGCGGATCATGTGGTTTGGCGCAGTTCCGTCTCCAGTCAGCAGCCCACCCTAGCCCAGGCCTTCCAAGATGTCAAACGCTATAGTGAGCGCGTCCAGGCCTATTTCAAAGCCCAAACTATTCCCGCCGATGCCATTACCCTGAGTGCCGTGAGTACCGAGGCCATTCCGGAAATGGTCAATAATAATCCTACGGGTAGAACCTTAGCCTATCGCCTTGTCCAGAGTTTTGAAATTAGTTCGCCGGATGTGGATGGGATTGCCAAAATCTCCCGCTCTAGCACTGACTTGATTAATGAGGGAATTCCGTTTGTCTCCGATCCGCCCCAATATCTCTATACCAATCTCAGCAAATTGCGGGTCGAAATGATTACGGAAGCCACTAAGGATGCCAAGGAGCGGGCCGATGCCATTGCGGGGGTGACAGGGACTCGAGTGGGGCCAGTTCGGAGTGCCGAGACCGATGCGTTCCAAGTGACAGCCCGCTACTCCACAGATGTGAGTGGCAGTGGCTCCTATGATACCCAAACCATTGACAAGGACATTACGGCGGTGATTTCGGTAACCTTTCGGGTGGACTAGAACTCGGTGCTGGGAAATTGCCGGGTGGGTGATTGCGATAAAATTACGAATAATTAAGTCAGCCTGGAATTAAACTGCCCATGACTACCACGCCTAGCCCATCCCCAGAAATTCTGAGTTTACGACCAGATATGCAAGAGAACGTTGGAGCCGTTGGGGAGTTTATTCAGGAGACTTTAGCCTTAACCCGGCGGCTCTTTATTCAACTGCAGCGGCGGCCCTCAACCCTGATTGCGGGGATTATTCAACCCTTAATGTGGCTAATTCTGTTTGGAGCCTTATTCAAA is from Synechococcus sp. PCC 6312 and encodes:
- a CDS encoding SIMPL domain-containing protein is translated as MPPESEPGSSALAPAKPETTKPFPQLFWGLVAIAIALGTGSLIGAGAIKSLRSGDTLTVIGSAKRPIRADHVVWRSSVSSQQPTLAQAFQDVKRYSERVQAYFKAQTIPADAITLSAVSTEAIPEMVNNNPTGRTLAYRLVQSFEISSPDVDGIAKISRSSTDLINEGIPFVSDPPQYLYTNLSKLRVEMITEATKDAKERADAIAGVTGTRVGPVRSAETDAFQVTARYSTDVSGSGSYDTQTIDKDITAVISVTFRVD